The nucleotide window TATATTTTCACGTCCCACGATCAGGAAGGTGACATCCGGGCAGCGATCGAGTACGATTTTTGCAGCTCGCACCAGGTACTCATGCCCCTTTTCAGGGCGAATATGGGCCACGTTTCCCACTATTTGATGATTGGCCGGGATACCTAAGGCCTCTCGCATATTATTCGGGTATATTTCACTTCTTCCAAAGTTCAGATCTACTCCGTTGCGGATGACTAGAATATCAGATAGTCTCGCCAGCCGATATTTCGTTATGGAGCGTTGTACTTCCTCCGATACGGCAATAGTGGTTCTGTTCAACGGGTAAGTAAGCAGATTCAGCATTCCGGTAACTGGGTGATACATCTCCATGACACTGTGCTCGGTGTAGATTATGTTACTCAATCCGGCCAAACGACCAACCACCCGTCCCAGAATGCCGGTGTAGGGCAGGTGAATATGTAGTATTTGAGGTTTTCGTTCCCGTATCAGACGGAAAAGCCTGTAGGGTCCTCTGAGATCGAAGGAGGTTTGAAAATCCAGACAGAATACCGGTAAATTAGCCTCTTCAAACTCCTGCACAAGGTCATTATTGCCGGGAAGACAATAAGCCACTTCATAATCGAAGGTATTGCGGTCAAGATAGGGAAGGGATGTAGCCAGGAGTCTCTCCGCACCCCCTGCCTCCAGACCTTTGATTAACCACAGAACTTTACAATGAGCCATTGCCCCCCTGTTACCGTTCTTCTTTTTCATATTCACTTTCAGCGAAAGGACGGTTGATACCTGTCACCCGCCAGTTTCAACCGCCAATCTCACTTAACAGTGACCGATTTTGCCAGATTACGGGGCCTGTCCGGGTCTTTACCCCTGGCGACAGCCGCATGATAGGCGAGAAGCTGGAGGGGCACAACACTGACCAGCGGATAGAATATCTTGTCAACCTCAGGCAGCTCTATCCACTCGTCAAAAATCTCGTTATTCACATCCGAGAGTCCGATGATATAGGCGCCACGAGCTTTCGTTTCCATTGCATTGGACAAGGTGTCGTAGTAAGTATGGTCCCTGGGACAGATAACCAGTACCGGAGTCCCTTTTTCTATCAGGGCAAGCGTGCCATGTTTCAACTCACCAGCGGGCATTCCCTCGGCATGAATATAGGAAATCTCTTTTAACTTTAGCGCACCCTCGAGAGCTATGGCGAAATTGATGCCGCGAGCCAGGAAGTAGAA belongs to Dehalococcoidales bacterium and includes:
- a CDS encoding glycosyltransferase produces the protein MKKKNGNRGAMAHCKVLWLIKGLEAGGAERLLATSLPYLDRNTFDYEVAYCLPGNNDLVQEFEEANLPVFCLDFQTSFDLRGPYRLFRLIRERKPQILHIHLPYTGILGRVVGRLAGLSNIIYTEHSVMEMYHPVTGMLNLLTYPLNRTTIAVSEEVQRSITKYRLARLSDILVIRNGVDLNFGRSEIYPNNMREALGIPANHQIVGNVAHIRPEKGHEYLVRAAKIVLDRCPDVTFLIVGRENI